A part of Desulfofalx alkaliphila DSM 12257 genomic DNA contains:
- the pdxS gene encoding pyridoxal 5'-phosphate synthase lyase subunit PdxS, producing MIDKNWTAKKEMAEKLKGGVIMDVTTPEEAKIAEEAGACAVMALERVPADIRAAGGVARMADPTVVLKIMDAVKIPVMAKARIGHFVEAQILESLGVDYIDESEVLTPADEEFHINKHEFKVPYVCGARNLGEALRRIAEGAAMIRTKGEPGTGNVVEAVRHMRKVMGEIRYVQNLPKEELMTAAKEMGAPYELLLQVAELGRLPVVNFAAGGIATPADAALMMQLGCDGIFVGSGIFKSSNPAATAKAIVEATKNYQDAKLLAKVSTGLGEAMPGIEISNLAPEQRMQERGW from the coding sequence TTGATTGATAAGAATTGGACGGCTAAAAAAGAAATGGCCGAGAAGCTAAAGGGCGGAGTAATTATGGATGTAACTACTCCCGAAGAAGCCAAAATTGCTGAGGAAGCCGGTGCTTGCGCAGTAATGGCTTTAGAAAGGGTGCCTGCAGATATTAGGGCTGCCGGTGGAGTGGCCAGAATGGCTGACCCCACAGTGGTACTGAAAATTATGGATGCCGTGAAAATACCTGTAATGGCTAAAGCGCGCATAGGCCACTTTGTGGAAGCTCAAATACTGGAAAGTTTAGGCGTAGACTACATAGATGAAAGTGAAGTTTTAACTCCCGCTGACGAAGAATTCCATATTAATAAACATGAATTTAAGGTTCCGTATGTTTGTGGTGCCAGAAATCTGGGTGAGGCCCTGCGCAGAATTGCCGAAGGGGCAGCTATGATTCGTACCAAGGGTGAACCGGGCACCGGCAATGTTGTGGAAGCAGTAAGACATATGCGCAAGGTGATGGGTGAAATTCGCTATGTACAAAACTTGCCCAAAGAAGAATTAATGACCGCTGCAAAAGAAATGGGAGCACCGTATGAATTATTGCTTCAAGTTGCAGAACTGGGACGGTTGCCGGTGGTTAACTTTGCTGCCGGCGGTATTGCCACCCCTGCCGATGCAGCATTAATGATGCAGCTTGGCTGCGATGGCATATTTGTCGGTTCGGGTATTTTTAAATCCTCCAACCCTGCGGCCACAGCCAAGGCAATAGTTGAGGCCACAAAAAATTATCAAGATGCAAAATTGCTGGCAAAGGTATCCACCGGTTTGGGAGAGGCAATGCCAGGCATTGAAATAAGCAACCTTGCACCGGAACAGCGCATGCAAGAACGGGGATGGTAG